In the genome of Montipora foliosa isolate CH-2021 chromosome 3, ASM3666993v2, whole genome shotgun sequence, one region contains:
- the LOC137994916 gene encoding piRNA biogenesis protein EXD1-like has translation MAAKTTRNDKLVDDKGDLKESIAELKGKLELNTLLAVDCEGLSLSRKGALTILTVATEEKAYIFDVLKLGQAVFSEGLGEILEDKSREKLMFDCRQDSDALWHQFNVKLSGVLDLQLLEILYRREKTATGSQSSTKYGRRSQRTNEVETIFGFKRSLETYARDEEMIKTKGDGKKILKEDEEVWKKRPLSEELIQYCVVDTKGMFKLYEKLKDADGGDKARLRVASERYVDFYRARDKRSYDDYETNCFLPLDIIPEKGTLFFPWADTECTRCHRKFPREEFSFTQLRKREQKCRICKEIKRLDDVEQNRCDQWGRMALEGYEDYELYYSDEEDISDYGEYFSWSD, from the coding sequence ATGGCAGCTAAAACCACTCGTAACGACAAACTAGTGGATGATAAAGGTGATCTCAAGGAATCTATCGCTGAACTAAAAGGCAAACTGGAGCTAAACACTCTCTTAGCGGTTGACTGCGAGGGCTTGTCTTTGAGCAGAAAAGGAGCGCTGACGATCCTCACGGTTGCAACAGAGGAGAAAGCCTACATATTTGATGTGCTTAAGTTGGGACAAGCTGTCTTCAGCGAAGGCCTTGGTGAAATACTGGAAGACAAATCGCGCGAGAAGTTGATGTTTGATTGCCGGCAAGATTCAGACGCCCTTTGGCATCAATTCAACGTAAAACTTAGCGGAGTCTTAGATCTTCAGCTGCTTGAAATCCTTTATCGACGCGAAAAAACAGCAACCGGCAGCCAGAGTTCCACCAAGTATGGACGTCGCAGTCAAAGAACCAATGAAGTGGAAACGATTTTCGGCTTTAAACGTTCTCTTGAGACGTATGCGCGAGATGAAGAAATGATCAAAACAAAGGGAGATGGCAAGAAAATCCTCAAAGAAGACGAGGAAGTTTGGAAAAAACGCCCCTTGTCGGAAGAGTTAATTCAGTACTGCGTTGTAGACACCAAGGGCATGTTCAAATTGTACGAAAAATTGAAGGATGCGGATGGTGGAGACAAGGCTCGTCTTCGAGTTGCTTCGGAAAGGTACGTCGATTTTTATCGGGCCCGAGACAAGCGGTCTTACGATGATTACGAAACGAATTGTTTCCTTCCTCTTGATATCATTCCCGAAAAGGGAACTCTCTTCTTCCCATGGGCTGACACAGAATGCACCCGTTGCCATCGGAAATTTCCTCGAGAGGAATTCAGTTTTACTCAGCTGcggaaaagagaacaaaaatgCAGGATCTGCAAGGAGATAAAGCGTTTGGATGATGTAGAACAGAACAGATGCGATCAGTGGGGGCGTATGGCCCTCGAAGGATATGAAGATTATGAATTATACTACAGCGACGAAGAAGATATTAGCGATTACGGTGAATACTTTAGTTGGTCCGACTGA
- the LOC137994917 gene encoding piRNA biogenesis protein EXD1-like has protein sequence MAAKTTHNYKLVDDKGDLKESIAELKGKLERNTLLAVDCEGLSLSRKGALTILTVATEEKAYIFDVLKLGQAVFSEGLGEMLEDKSREKLMFDCRQDSDALWHQFNVKLTGVLDLQLLEILCRHRRTASGSQSSARNKRRRCQITDEVENISGFRRCLERYLGDVDLVRKKEKGMQAVKLDEEVWKKRPLSDDLIQYLIVDTITMFRLYNKMKNPNEDEQARLRVASERYVDFYRGRRERNYNKYERNAYLALDIIPEKGRIDFAVGDTACTGCKRKFPQDEFPEKRLSIGDQKCRVCMAVEKDWRY, from the coding sequence GCAAACTGGAGCGAAACACTCTCTTAGCGGTTGACTGCGAGGGCCTGTCTTTGAGCAGAAAGGGAGCGCTGACTATCCTCACGGTTGCAACAGAGGAGAAAGCCTACATATTTGATGTGCTTAAGTTGGGACAAGCTGTCTTCAGCGAAGGCCTTGGTGAAATGCTGGAAGACAAATCGCGCGAGAAGTTGATGTTTGATTGCCGGCAAGATTCAGACGCCCTCTGGCATCAATTCAACGTAAAACTTACGGGAGTCTTAGATCTTCAGCTGCTTGAAATCCTCTGTCGACACAGAAGGACTGCATCGGGCAGCCAGAGTTCCGCCAGGAATAAACGCCGCCGCTGTCAGATAACGGATGAAGTTGAAAACATCAGTGGTTTTCGTCGTTGTCTCGAGCGTTATCTCGGAGATGTTGATTTGGTGAGAAAGAAGGAAAAGGGGATGCAAGCTGTCAAGCTCGACGAGGAAGTGTGGAAGAAACGACCTCTGTCTGACGACCTTATACAGTATTTGATTGTGGACACGATAACTATGTTCCGATTgtacaacaaaatgaaaaatccgAATGAAGATGAGCAGGCTCGTCTGAGAGTGGCATCCGAAAGGTACGTCGATTTCTATCGCGGTCGAAGGGAGCGGAACTACAATAAATACGAGAGGAACGCCTATTTGGCTCTTGATATCATCCCCGAGAAAGGAAGGATTGATTTTGCCGTCGGTGATACTGCATGCACAGGATGTAAGCGAAAGTTCCCGCAAGACGAATTTCCCGAGAAGCGGCTAAGTATTGGAGACCAGAAATGCCGGGTTTGCATGGCGGTAGAAAAAGATTGGCGATATTGA